A DNA window from Agarivorans sp. TSD2052 contains the following coding sequences:
- a CDS encoding LysR family transcriptional regulator, which translates to MNFSLEQLQAFVAVYEERSFSKAAIKLDKHRTTVGQVVANLEDMLAVELFQRTPRVVEPTLDAKLLYHYAKQALEQAKTFDKVALSLSFGELDSITIAYSSFIPHTVLALIRQQLAVDYPRMRVNLIVRSQAEIRAGFEQETIHFAIVNVTNAKAMSNISYTLLGGIDFVPYVSKDSEVLNMSDDEQYAALKSTRQFVLKSLLDENMNSLVVLSANYDEVDQLAMTIKLVQMNLGWTALPKRSETIGYISKNLVRVQCTKVRNGISIPIALWCPHSKPILEIKKSLTKAIDEYTKSIASS; encoded by the coding sequence GTGAATTTTAGCCTAGAACAGCTACAAGCCTTTGTGGCCGTATATGAAGAACGATCATTTAGCAAAGCAGCTATAAAACTGGATAAGCATCGAACCACGGTAGGGCAAGTTGTTGCCAACTTAGAAGACATGCTGGCGGTAGAGTTATTTCAACGGACGCCGAGAGTGGTTGAACCGACTCTAGATGCCAAATTGCTTTACCATTATGCGAAACAAGCTTTAGAACAAGCAAAAACCTTCGACAAGGTTGCTCTTAGTTTGTCTTTCGGAGAGCTCGACTCTATTACCATTGCTTACAGCAGCTTTATACCACACACAGTATTGGCACTCATTCGTCAACAACTGGCTGTCGATTATCCACGTATGCGAGTCAACCTCATTGTAAGATCACAAGCAGAAATCAGAGCAGGATTCGAACAAGAGACCATCCATTTCGCTATTGTAAATGTGACTAATGCAAAAGCGATGAGTAATATAAGCTATACCCTACTTGGTGGAATCGATTTTGTCCCTTACGTCAGTAAAGACAGCGAAGTGCTTAATATGTCTGATGACGAACAATATGCTGCTTTAAAATCTACTCGTCAATTTGTTCTCAAATCCTTACTAGATGAAAACATGAATAGCTTAGTGGTACTGTCAGCGAATTATGACGAAGTAGACCAATTAGCAATGACTATTAAATTGGTACAAATGAATTTGGGCTGGACCGCGCTGCCAAAACGGAGTGAAACTATTGGCTACATTTCTAAAAATTTGGTCAGAGTACAATGTACCAAAGTGAGAAATGGGATATCTATCCCAATTGCTTTGTGGTGCCCGCACTCAAAACCTATCCTAGAAATCAAAAAATCACTCACCAAAGCTATTGATGAATACACCAAAAGCATTGCGAGTAGCTAA
- a CDS encoding N(5)-(carboxyethyl)ornithine synthase, translating to MNTLKVGVIGTSRKPDERRFPIHPRHLHRIPEALRQQLVFEEGYGAPFGVSDDEIAALTGGIASRHELLAELGTVIIAKPVLADLQELREGGTLWGYVHCVQQQDITQAALDRKQTLIAFEDMFIWSPNGHAGRHTFYKNNEMAGYCAVLHSLQLKGIDGHYGNQRKTIIFGFGAVSRGAIYALKAHGFRDITICIQRPEDQVREEVLDCRYVRIRAGSDDEARMMVVEHDGTSRPLTDLISETDIIVNGTFQNTECPTHFVTEDESRCLKPNSLIIDVSCDEGMGFFFAKPTTFKQPMFKHETIDYYAVDHTPSYLWESATRSISAALIVYLPVVLAGRDSWYENETIRQAINIDGGVIQNQSILLFQQREEDYPHLYTNADKSLVLNNIA from the coding sequence ATGAATACATTAAAAGTAGGAGTCATTGGGACTTCAAGAAAGCCAGACGAACGCCGTTTTCCCATTCATCCAAGGCATTTACATCGCATTCCTGAGGCATTGCGTCAACAACTCGTCTTTGAAGAAGGTTATGGCGCGCCTTTTGGGGTGTCTGATGATGAGATTGCAGCCTTAACCGGCGGTATTGCCTCTCGCCATGAGTTATTGGCTGAGCTTGGAACGGTCATCATTGCTAAGCCGGTATTGGCCGATCTACAAGAGCTTCGTGAAGGTGGAACACTTTGGGGGTATGTACATTGCGTACAGCAACAAGACATCACTCAAGCCGCCTTAGACCGTAAACAAACCTTGATAGCTTTTGAAGACATGTTTATTTGGTCTCCTAATGGTCATGCCGGTCGCCATACTTTTTACAAAAATAATGAAATGGCGGGTTATTGCGCGGTATTACATTCATTGCAGCTTAAAGGCATTGATGGGCATTATGGTAATCAGCGTAAAACCATAATCTTTGGTTTTGGTGCGGTGAGCCGTGGCGCAATTTATGCTCTTAAAGCTCACGGATTCAGAGATATCACCATTTGTATTCAGCGCCCAGAAGATCAGGTGCGAGAAGAAGTATTAGACTGTCGATATGTAAGAATTAGAGCCGGTAGCGATGACGAAGCTCGTATGATGGTGGTCGAACACGATGGAACATCTAGACCGCTAACAGATCTAATTAGCGAAACAGATATCATTGTAAATGGTACCTTTCAAAATACCGAATGTCCTACCCATTTTGTCACCGAAGATGAAAGTCGCTGTTTGAAACCAAATAGCCTGATCATTGATGTGAGTTGCGACGAGGGAATGGGTTTCTTTTTTGCAAAACCTACTACCTTCAAACAGCCCATGTTTAAACATGAAACCATTGATTACTATGCTGTAGACCATACTCCGAGCTATCTTTGGGAAAGCGCCACGCGTTCGATTTCAGCAGCTCTTATTGTATATTTACCCGTTGTTTTAGCCGGTCGTGATAGTTGGTATGAGAATGAAACGATTCGCCAAGCTATCAATATTGATGGTGGCGTTATTCAAAATCAATCCATTTTGTTATTTCAACAACGTGAAGAAGATTACCCTCACTTGTATACTAATGCTGATAAATCCCTAGTATTAAATAACATCGCTTAA
- a CDS encoding D-alanine--D-alanine ligase family protein, with protein MKIEIVTAVSPALKETGFGSALACNDVLASLTLQGHVVRLSECGSLKDLDAVTHREPDLVVLAAKYMPIEGGDKLWFSDYFAQHNITFSGSTRETLNYDSDKVLAKSRLSSLGIKTARYFTATPGEFSDEEELPLSFPLFLKPTDAANGNGIDDQSFVENFSQFQSKVCALYAVYKQPILVEEFLAGKEFTVAVINSTDGTLSISAIELEPPLSSGNLRILGAVVKIQDTETLKKVNAEQLEEVQLLAAHCYRALGVRGYGRIDVKMDLKGVCYFMEANLVPGMKRASSYFPKACEITNQLSYDEVIKLMFNESFMRVLAKQSLDTMFEPAPLSCAV; from the coding sequence ATGAAAATTGAAATAGTAACTGCGGTAAGCCCAGCTCTGAAAGAAACTGGGTTTGGTTCGGCATTGGCTTGTAACGATGTATTAGCGTCTTTAACTCTGCAAGGACATGTGGTGCGGCTTAGCGAGTGTGGTTCTTTAAAAGACTTAGATGCCGTCACTCATCGTGAACCAGACCTGGTTGTTTTAGCGGCAAAATATATGCCTATAGAAGGTGGTGATAAGCTTTGGTTTTCTGATTATTTCGCGCAACACAACATTACGTTCTCGGGGTCGACCAGAGAAACCCTAAACTACGATTCCGATAAGGTTCTGGCTAAATCACGCCTAAGCAGCTTAGGTATAAAAACAGCTCGCTACTTTACGGCAACACCCGGTGAGTTTTCAGACGAGGAAGAATTGCCGCTTTCATTTCCTTTGTTCCTTAAGCCCACCGATGCGGCCAATGGTAATGGTATCGATGACCAATCGTTTGTAGAAAACTTCAGTCAATTTCAAAGTAAAGTCTGTGCTTTGTATGCAGTGTATAAACAACCCATACTCGTAGAAGAGTTTTTAGCAGGTAAAGAGTTCACCGTAGCTGTGATTAACAGCACTGACGGAACCTTATCCATTTCTGCTATTGAATTAGAACCTCCATTGTCTAGCGGTAACTTAAGGATATTGGGCGCTGTTGTTAAAATCCAGGACACTGAAACGCTCAAAAAAGTTAATGCAGAGCAATTAGAGGAAGTTCAGCTATTAGCTGCTCATTGTTACCGTGCCCTAGGTGTTAGAGGGTATGGCCGTATTGACGTAAAAATGGACCTCAAAGGCGTCTGTTATTTTATGGAAGCGAACCTCGTCCCTGGGATGAAACGTGCTAGCAGCTATTTTCCCAAAGCCTGTGAGATAACTAACCAGCTGTCCTATGACGAGGTGATTAAATTAATGTTTAATGAATCCTTTATGCGTGTCTTGGCTAAACAATCGCTCGACACCATGTTTGAACCAGCACCTCTTAGCTGCGCTGTTTAG